One window from the genome of Novipirellula caenicola encodes:
- a CDS encoding isochorismatase family cysteine hydrolase, whose product MSLTDSESKYDETEQFATALLIVDMINDLEFDEGEQLLEFALPVAKRLQKLKQRFAERGWPVIYANDNFGKWQSDFRSQVDHCLEDNVRGKAIVERLVPESDDYFVLKPMHSAFYGTTLDILLKNLGVNTLVITGVATNICILFTANDAYMRDYRIWIPSDCVAANTATLSETALEQARTVLKANTTNSTKLDLDQMA is encoded by the coding sequence ATGAGCCTTACCGATTCAGAATCCAAATACGACGAGACCGAACAATTTGCGACGGCACTGTTGATTGTGGACATGATCAACGATCTGGAGTTTGACGAAGGCGAACAACTGCTTGAATTTGCTTTGCCGGTTGCCAAACGGCTGCAGAAACTGAAGCAACGATTCGCCGAGCGAGGTTGGCCGGTGATCTACGCCAACGACAACTTTGGCAAATGGCAGTCCGATTTCCGAAGCCAAGTGGATCATTGTCTAGAGGACAATGTTCGCGGTAAAGCGATCGTCGAACGCTTGGTGCCTGAATCGGATGACTACTTTGTGTTAAAGCCAATGCATTCGGCGTTCTACGGCACCACGCTGGATATCCTGCTAAAGAATCTAGGGGTCAACACGTTGGTGATTACCGGCGTCGCCACTAACATTTGCATCTTGTTCACGGCCAATGACGCCTACATGCGTGACTACCGGATCTGGATCCCTAGCGATTGCGTGGCCGCCAACACCGCCACTCTTTCCGAAACGGCGCTCGAGCAGGCCAGAACGGTGCTAAAGGCAAATACGACGAACTCGACCAAATTGGACTTGGACCAAATGGCGTGA
- a CDS encoding DUF421 domain-containing protein, with protein sequence MNEIGLKMIFDGWAPVIRTLVLGSLSYVSLVMLLRISGKRTLSKMNAFDLVVTVAFGSTLASIMTSSQVSLVQGVLALGLLVLLQLINTFLAVRYPKYQALIKAQPTLIFFNGQFLVDSMRKQRVSREEVLAAMRQHGVAEPSDVDAVVIETEGSLSVMTRNASSLQSLDRVGVSTHDSLGERQGVSESSSH encoded by the coding sequence ATGAACGAAATTGGACTCAAGATGATCTTCGACGGTTGGGCGCCGGTGATTCGGACGCTCGTGTTGGGGTCGTTGTCGTATGTTTCGCTGGTGATGCTGCTGCGGATCAGTGGCAAACGCACGCTTTCAAAAATGAACGCGTTTGATCTTGTGGTGACGGTCGCGTTTGGTTCGACGCTCGCTTCGATCATGACCTCGAGCCAAGTCTCGCTGGTGCAGGGAGTCCTTGCGCTGGGCTTGCTTGTCTTGTTGCAGTTGATCAATACCTTTTTAGCGGTTCGTTATCCCAAGTATCAGGCATTGATCAAAGCTCAACCGACGTTGATCTTTTTCAATGGCCAATTCCTGGTCGATTCGATGCGGAAGCAGCGTGTTTCGCGAGAGGAAGTGCTTGCTGCGATGCGTCAGCATGGCGTCGCGGAACCCAGCGATGTCGACGCCGTGGTGATCGAAACCGAAGGCTCATTGTCGGTGATGACCAGGAATGCTTCGTCACTGCAGTCGCTCGATCGCGTTGGTGTTTCGACTCACGATTCGCTGGGCGAGCGACAGGGTGTGTCGGAGTCTTCTTCACACTGA
- a CDS encoding cupin domain-containing protein, whose amino-acid sequence MQRRQLEFLSNFHVVAGNERSQAAVMVLAKGDSTGGPENRHESSDQWLYVVSGEGKAVVEQQDYVLKPGTLLLIERNESHAIINQGNAPLKTVNFYVPPAYHGREGAPPSHD is encoded by the coding sequence ATGCAGCGCCGGCAACTCGAATTTCTGTCTAATTTTCACGTCGTCGCCGGAAACGAGCGTTCCCAAGCCGCCGTCATGGTGCTGGCCAAAGGAGACTCGACCGGCGGTCCCGAAAATCGTCACGAAAGCAGCGACCAATGGTTGTACGTGGTCTCCGGCGAAGGCAAGGCCGTGGTCGAGCAGCAAGACTATGTGCTGAAACCCGGCACCTTACTGCTGATTGAACGCAATGAATCCCATGCGATCATCAATCAAGGCAATGCACCGCTGAAGACCGTGAACTTCTACGTGCCGCCTGCCTATCACGGCAGAGAAGGGGCACCCCCGTCGCACGATTAA